In the Phytoactinopolyspora mesophila genome, CGCATCGGTTGCTCAGCTTTGCCGAAGCCGACGCCGACGCTCACGAGGTGGAATTCACCAAGGCCTGACCGCTGCCGTTAGGCTTGTCTCGTGAGCACACCGACCGGGTGGGAAGAAGACTTCGTCGTTCTTCCCGATGTCACCGCCGACGAGTCCAACCGCGCATGGGGCGATGACGACGCCTCCAACGACCAGCGGCTGCTCGACGAACGCCCGCCGCATTGGAGCTGAGTCGCACGGCGGGCTGAACCGCTATCCGCTACCGCCGGGCGCGGAGCTCGTCGCGGATCTCGCGCAGGAGCGCGATCTCCTCGGCAACCACCTCGTCGGCCGCTGCTGCTTCTTCCCGCGCCCTGATCGCCCGGATCTTGTTGATGGGGATGACGATCACGAAGTAGATGGCTGCCGCCACGATCAAGAAGTTGAACAGAGCATCCAGGATCAGACCGATCGAGAAGACCGCGCTGTTGATCTCGAAGGTTCCCACCTGGGTGAGGTCGGGCTCGCCGAACACGGCGGCCACCAGCGGGTTGATCAACCCGTCGACGACCGAATTGATCACCAGTGTGAAGGCAGCGCCGATGACCACCGCGACGGCGAGGTCGACGACGTTGCCGCGACTGATGAATTCGCGGAAGCCCTTGAGCATGGTTGTACTCCTGTGTGATGTCTGTGATCGAGGTCCGGACAGCGAACGTGACGAGCCGCAACTGTGTCGCGAGGCTTACCGTCGGCGACAGATTAGCCGTGATCGGTGAAATACGCGCGGAAGCGGGGCTGCGGGGGTGCTTCGCCGTAGCTATTTCACGGTCCACCGATCGTGAAGGAGATCCGGGCGCTGACACCGGCATGTGCGAGTTCGGCGGCCTGGTCCGGAGTGGCCCCGACAACGAGCAGCGTGCCTTCAGCCAGCGGAGCGCCGTCGTGCGTGGCGACGGTGAGGACGGGGACGTCGGCGGCGACGACCTGAGCGGACCCCATCCCATCCATGGCGGCGGCCAGCAAGTCGATGCGGTCACCGGACCTGATCAGTGCGGCAGCACCGGAGTCGGCGACCCGAACTGGGGCAGCGACGAGGTCCTCACCCCACCCTTCGAGGAGAGACGGCCCGATCAGCCGTCGGTCCGTGATGGGTTCACCGGCGCGGGCTGGGCCGGCGAGGACACCGCCCAGGACGTCACCGGTTTCGAGCCGGCCTTCTGGGAGCGCGTCCGATGGATATGACGTGATCGTGAGATGCTCGGCGGCGAGTGTGGTGCCGCCGGCGATATCTTCCGCGGCCACGACTACATCCACGCCGTCTGGCGGCGCCGGCGAGGCGGCGTGGATGGACAAGGCTACCGCCGCCGCGGCCAGCCCCGCGGCGAGCAACCGGCGGTGCCAGCCGAACGTGCGCAGCCACCGAGCCAGATTTATGTGCCTGTTCTCCATGTCAGGCGACAGTAGGCGCACGGAGGCGCCCCATGGACGTTATCCACAGGGCGATCTCCGGAAACTTCGCGGGTTCTCAGGCGGTGGACGGAGCCGGTGTCTTGCTCGACGAAGAGCTGGAGCCGTTGGTCGAGGAGCCGTTGCTGGAAGCGCTGCCGTTGGTGTTGCTCGAGGTGGCGCTGGAGCTGTCCGAGCCGCTGGAGCTGTCCGAGCCGCTGGAGCTGTCCGACGAACCGGACGTCTCGGCGGTCTTGGTGCTCTTTGGTGACTCGCTCTTCGAGCCATTGGAGCGGCTGTCGGTCCGGTAGAAACCGGAACCTTTGAACACGACCCCGACCGCGGAGAACACCTTGCGCAGCCGCCCCTGGCAGGCTGGGCATTCGGTCAAGGCATCGTCGGTGAAACTCTGCACGACCTCCAGCGGCTCGCCGCAGTCTGTGCAGGTGTACTGGTACGTGGGCACTCGTGGTCCTCCCGGCCGTCATGTCAGGTGGTCCGTCTGGCGTCGCCGAGTCAACGGCGGGCCTCTAGCACTCTTGGACCCCGACTGCTAATAATGCGCCTTCGGGGGCCGTTTTGTCCACGTGACCTCGAAACGATCATGCCCGGAGAGCGACGACGACGCCGGTGACGGCGACTGCCCACAGGATGCTCGTGAAGGTACCGATGATGAATCGTTCGGGGGCCGACGGCCGGCGCATTTCGGAGTATCGGCCGAATCCCTTGACGGCGAGGATGATGGCGAGCCCTTCCGGCCAGCCCGCCAGGAGTGTGACCACGATGGCGATGCGCTCTAAAGCTCCGATCGTGGCGCCGCCGCGCAGG is a window encoding:
- the mscL gene encoding large conductance mechanosensitive channel protein MscL produces the protein MLKGFREFISRGNVVDLAVAVVIGAAFTLVINSVVDGLINPLVAAVFGEPDLTQVGTFEINSAVFSIGLILDALFNFLIVAAAIYFVIVIPINKIRAIRAREEAAAADEVVAEEIALLREIRDELRARR
- the cpaB gene encoding Flp pilus assembly protein CpaB translates to MENRHINLARWLRTFGWHRRLLAAGLAAAAVALSIHAASPAPPDGVDVVVAAEDIAGGTTLAAEHLTITSYPSDALPEGRLETGDVLGGVLAGPARAGEPITDRRLIGPSLLEGWGEDLVAAPVRVADSGAAALIRSGDRIDLLAAAMDGMGSAQVVAADVPVLTVATHDGAPLAEGTLLVVGATPDQAAELAHAGVSARISFTIGGP